In Euphorbia lathyris chromosome 9, ddEupLath1.1, whole genome shotgun sequence, the following are encoded in one genomic region:
- the LOC136205804 gene encoding uncharacterized protein, whose protein sequence is MGKIGVEEEQALPNSDDTSNQNAHSRFGGCCGCRFIPFHRLIGLKCLFVLLLSAAVFLSAVFWLPPFFQPDEGDLDLDLRFKGHDIVASFNVRKSVTFLEDNIMQLEDDIFYELSSPSSTKVVILYLEPSAAANITKVVFGVDPYAKYLKLSSLAQSLIRANFELLVVNQSLRLTRSVFGDPFSFEVLKFPGGITIIPPQSAFLLQKVQIRFNFTLNFSIYQIQINFAELTAQLKSGLHLASYENLYISLSNSKGSTVAPPTTVQSSVVLAVGTPSMGRLKQLTQTITGQSRNLGLNNTVFGKVKQVRLSSIPQHSSGGEGSPSSSPSLAPHPQPHHHHHHHHHHHHSHHHHHDAYPAPASSPTPGYGKNAPEPVEPSPAPLKSSPAPHNSRAKPPGCHNNRSPGNSRKHSHLSPAVAPSIPPHFLTPSPSPSHSHSPSPSPSPSPSPSHSSSSSPSPSPSPKPHIGLPPASLESPPISQTVPVSSPLPNVIFAHTQPPSTTKSGHSDTTPSISPLPSLSPSLCIPTILWVMSLSLCLVFH, encoded by the exons ATGGGAAAGATTGGTGTTGAAGAGGAACAGGCATTGCCTAATAGTGATGATACTTCAAACCAAAATGCACACAGCAGATTCGGTGGGTGTTGTGGATGTCGGTTTATACCATTTCATAGGCTAATTGGACTTAAGTGTTTGTTTGTGCTTCTTTTATCTGCGGCTGTGTTTCTATCTGCCGTCTTTTGGTTACCTCCCTTTTTCCAACCAGATGAAGGGGATCTAGATCTTGATCTCAGGTTCAAAG GTCATGACATTGTAGCAAGTTTCAATGTTAGGAAGTCAGTTACTTTTCTGGAAGACAATATCATGCAGCTTGAGGATGACATTTTTTACGAACTAAGCTCTCCTTCTAGCACCAAG GTGGTTATCTTGTATCTAGAACCTTCAGCAGCTGCAAACATAACAAAGGTTGTGTTTGGAGTTGATCCTTATGCTAAATATTTGAAATTATCGTCACTTGCTCAAAGTTTGATTAGGGCAAATTTTGAGCTTTTGGTGGTAAACCAATCCCTTCGCTTGACTAGGTCTGTATTTGGGGATCCTTTCTCTTTTGAGGTGCTGAAATTCCCTGGAGGAATCACTATAATTCCACCACAGAGTGCGTTTCTTCTACAGAAAGTGCAAATACGTTTCAACTTCACTTTAAACTTTTCCATTTATcaaatacaaataaattttGCTGAACTAACTGCTCAGCTGAAGTCAGGCCTCCATTTAGCATCCTATGAG AACTTGTACATAAGTTTATCAAACTCCAAAGGCTCAACAGTGGCTCCCCCAACTACTGTTCAGTCATCTGTTGTACTGGCTGTTGGAACTCCCTCAATGGGAAGGTTAAAGCAACTGACCCAAACTATAACGGGACAATCTAGGAACCTTGGTCTGAATAACACTGTTTTTGGTAAAGTTAAGCAAGTACGTCTTTCATCTATCCCGCAACACTCATCTGGTGGTGAAGGTAGTCCCTCATCTTCACCTTCTCTGGCTCCTCATCCTCAACCCCACCACcatcaccaccaccaccaccaccaccaccataGTCATCATCACCACCATGATGCATATCCAGCTCCTGCAAGTTCGCCTACACCTGGTTATGGAAAAAATGCACCTGAACCTGTTGAACCTTCACCTGCCCCATTAAAAAGTTCACCTGCACCTCATAACAGCAGAGCAAAGCCTCCTGGTTGCCATAATAACAGGTCTCCTGGGAACAGCAGAAAACATTCTCATTTATCCCCTGCGGTGGCACCAAGTATTCCTCCTCACTTTCTTACTCCCTCACCCTCACCCTCACACTCACACTCACCCTCACCCTCACCCTCACCCTCACCCTCACCCTCGCACTCATCCTCATCCTCACCCTCACCCTCACCCTCACCCAAACCCCACATTGGTCTACCACCAGCATCATTGGAATCCCCTCCAATCTCTCAAACAGTTCCTGTATCTAGCCCTTTGCCAAATGTAATTTTTGCTCATACTCAGCCACCATCAACTACAAAATCTGGACATTCAGATACGACACCATCAATTTCTCCATTGCCATCGCTTTCTCCATCTTTGT GTATTCCTACTATTTTATGGGTAATGTCACTATCCTTATGTCTTGTATTCCATTGA
- the LOC136205716 gene encoding probable E3 ubiquitin-protein ligase RHC1A → MSSGRNSHWCYRCRRPVRLRGRDSVCPYCSGGFVQELDDMVQSSPLDFFGLDNDDDRDQRFGLMDAFSSFMRQRLADRSQDIRVRSESIPEHSPGFGPLLIFGGQIPFRLSGNGGFEALFPGTPGIALTRGNAGDYFIGPGLEELFEQLSANDRRGPPPAARSSIDAMPTIKITQRHLRSDSHCPVCKDKFELGSEARQMPCNHLYHSDCIVPWLVQHNSCPVCRQELSSQGSSSSSTRQSSSSQRRNNSSYNGRENNSREGRRNPFSYLWPFRASTSSSSSSHEGTTRNNSSTVHENNHNHEMEYSGWPFDY, encoded by the coding sequence ATGTCAAGTGGCAGAAATTCCCACTGGTGTTACAGGTGCAGACGCCCAGTTCGTCTGCGGGGGCGAGATTCAGTTTGCCCATATTGCAGTGGAGGATTTGTGCAAGAACTCGATGACATGGTCCAATCCAGTCCGTTGGATTTTTTTGGATTGGATAATGATGATGATCGTGACCAGAGGTTTGGACTTATGGATGCATTCTCAAGCTTTATGAGGCAGCGGTTGGCGGACAGAAGTCAGGACATCCGAGTGAGATCAGAATCGATTCCTGAGCATAGTCCAGGGTTTGGTCCTTTGTTGATTTTTGGTGGCCAAATTCCCTTTAGGTTGTCTGGAAACGGTGGGTTTGAAGCTCTTTTTCCCGGGACTCCAGGAATTGCTTTAACGCGAGGTAATGCTGGTGATTATTTTATAGGTCCCGGACTGGAAGAACTATTCGAACAGCTTTCAGCTAATGATAGGAGAGGGCCTCCCCCAGCAGCAAGATCCTCTATTGATGCAATGCCCACCATTAAAATCACTCAGAGACATCTTCGTTCCGATTCACACTGCCCGGTCTGCAAAGATAAGTTCGAGTTGGGAAGTGAAGCAAGGCAGATGCCATGTAACCACTTATACCATTCAGATTGCATAGTCCCTTGGTTGGTTCAGCATAACTCATGCCCCGTTTGTCGCCAGGAGCTATCATCACAGGGATCAAGTAGTAGCAGTACTCGCCAAAGCTCGAGTTCTCAAAGAAGAAACAACAGTAGTTACAATGGAAGAGAGAATAACAGCAGGGAAGGTAGGCGGAATCCGTTCTCATATTTGTGGCCATTCCGAGCTTCTACCTCTTCAAGCTCTAGTAGCCATGAAGGGACTACTCGAAACAATTCGTCGACTGTACACGAAAATAACCACAACCATGAGATGGAGTATTCGGGATGGCCATTCGACTATTAG